In a genomic window of Mycolicibacter heraklionensis:
- a CDS encoding ferritin-like domain-containing protein: MTTRDKYTEVPTPYSWEVASAGDARFTWEYDDGRARLLSLYQKGKDKQWDAQSRIDWSQDVDPMNPIGLPDEFHPLFGSPMWESADDARRAEMRQHSQAWQFSQFLHGEQGAMVCAAKIVEVVPDLDAKFYAATQTMDEARHVETFSRFLQEKIGIVYPINKNLTALLDDTLRDSRWDMPYLGMQVLIEGLALAAFGVQRDLAAPDSLAKKVLAYVMQDEARHVAFGRISLKDYYSELTDSERDEREEFVVDACYLMRDRFRGEEVFETLGMNVKECAEWVDSSPLMIQFRSHLFSRIVPIVKDIGLWGPKVQKAFRDMGVLDMGGFDIEALMKADEDQAESLDRAHAEMAARAVEVNEVITAGAS; this comes from the coding sequence ATGACCACAAGGGACAAGTACACCGAAGTGCCCACGCCCTACTCGTGGGAGGTCGCCAGCGCCGGCGACGCGCGCTTCACGTGGGAGTACGACGACGGGCGGGCCCGGCTGCTGTCGCTGTATCAGAAGGGCAAGGACAAGCAGTGGGACGCCCAGTCACGCATTGACTGGTCCCAAGACGTGGACCCGATGAACCCGATCGGTCTGCCCGACGAGTTCCATCCACTGTTCGGCAGTCCGATGTGGGAGTCCGCGGACGACGCACGCCGGGCCGAGATGCGCCAGCACTCCCAGGCCTGGCAGTTCTCCCAGTTCCTGCACGGTGAGCAGGGCGCGATGGTGTGCGCGGCCAAGATCGTCGAAGTCGTCCCGGATCTGGACGCGAAGTTCTACGCGGCCACCCAGACCATGGACGAGGCCCGGCACGTCGAGACATTCTCGCGGTTCTTGCAGGAGAAGATCGGCATCGTCTACCCGATCAACAAGAACCTGACCGCACTGCTGGACGACACCCTGCGTGACTCGCGCTGGGACATGCCCTATCTGGGCATGCAGGTCCTCATCGAGGGGCTGGCACTGGCGGCATTCGGGGTGCAGCGCGATCTGGCAGCACCGGACTCACTGGCCAAGAAGGTACTGGCCTACGTGATGCAGGACGAGGCCCGCCATGTTGCCTTCGGTCGAATCTCGTTGAAGGACTACTACTCTGAGCTCACTGACTCTGAGCGGGACGAGCGCGAAGAGTTCGTCGTGGACGCCTGTTACCTGATGCGCGACCGATTCCGCGGCGAGGAGGTCTTCGAGACCCTCGGCATGAACGTCAAAGAGTGCGCGGAATGGGTCGACTCGTCACCGCTGATGATCCAGTTCCGTTCGCACCTGTTCAGTCGCATCGTGCCGATCGTCAAGGACATCGGGTTGTGGGGTCCCAAGGTGCAGAAGGCGTTCCGGGACATGGGTGTGCTCGACATGGGCGGCTTCGACATCGAGGCGTTGATGAAGGCCGACGAGGATCAGGCCGAGTCACTGGACAGGGCGCACGCCGAGATGGCCGCGCGGGCCGTCGAGGTCAACGAAGTGATCACGGCGGGCGCGAGTTAG
- a CDS encoding DUF5319 domain-containing protein gives MRDHLPPGLPPDPFADDPHDPSAALDAVEPGQPLDPQERTAVEADLADLAVYEALLAHRGIRGLVVCCDDCQQDHYHDWDMLRANLLQLLIDGTVRPHEPAYDPEPDSYVTWDYCRGYADASLNGATSEADGYR, from the coding sequence GTGCGTGACCACCTGCCACCCGGTTTGCCACCCGACCCGTTTGCCGACGATCCGCATGACCCGTCCGCCGCGCTGGACGCCGTCGAACCTGGCCAGCCACTGGACCCGCAGGAGCGGACCGCAGTCGAGGCCGACCTCGCCGACCTGGCGGTCTACGAAGCCTTACTGGCACACCGGGGAATTCGCGGCCTGGTGGTGTGCTGCGACGACTGCCAGCAGGACCATTACCACGACTGGGACATGCTGCGAGCCAACCTGCTGCAGCTGCTCATCGACGGCACCGTCCGCCCGCACGAGCCGGCCTATGACCCGGAGCCGGACAGCTACGTGACGTGGGATTACTGCCGCGGCTACGCCGACGCGTCGCTCAACGGGGCGACCTCGGAAGCCGACGGATACCGCTGA
- a CDS encoding PE-PPE domain-containing protein — translation MILAASGAAIIQPAGSLLAEAALLATTGPLAGSQTALILGGTGQPTPSPEYARSAEDLYLNALGFNGGSTDSMVCHMDGTDPCSAPLQVLTTPELFQQSSLADATAVVLAVENEFNANPGAFDADHPLTIFGYSQSATAESMAMAQLAAYAIPTDALHFVFIGDPSAPDGVWQHLESAMDATLGTQFTDFVLSFTGMDASIGSATPNDLYPTTIYSLPTDPVANFVDSYAANGLWGALLNIFGPHVEYLGLTPEQIADATTTVDGMLTYVNINDDDINGFDAWLSALLEHGVANSDPFQSLWDSLVLLFTNSY, via the coding sequence ATGATCCTCGCTGCGTCCGGCGCAGCGATCATCCAACCCGCCGGGTCTCTGCTCGCCGAGGCGGCACTGCTGGCCACCACCGGTCCGCTGGCGGGCAGCCAAACCGCGCTGATCCTCGGCGGGACCGGCCAGCCGACGCCGTCGCCGGAGTACGCACGGTCCGCCGAAGATCTTTATCTGAACGCGCTGGGCTTCAACGGTGGTTCCACCGACTCGATGGTCTGCCACATGGACGGCACCGACCCGTGCAGCGCCCCACTGCAGGTGCTGACCACACCCGAGCTGTTCCAGCAGAGCAGCCTCGCCGACGCAACAGCCGTCGTCCTCGCCGTGGAGAACGAATTCAACGCCAACCCCGGCGCTTTCGACGCCGACCACCCGCTGACGATCTTCGGATATTCACAGAGCGCCACCGCCGAGTCGATGGCCATGGCCCAACTTGCGGCGTACGCGATCCCCACCGATGCACTGCATTTCGTATTCATTGGCGACCCCTCCGCTCCCGACGGTGTCTGGCAGCATCTGGAATCGGCCATGGATGCGACACTAGGTACCCAGTTCACGGATTTTGTGCTCAGTTTTACGGGTATGGACGCGAGCATCGGCAGCGCTACGCCGAATGACCTGTACCCCACCACCATTTACAGCCTGCCCACCGACCCGGTGGCCAACTTCGTGGACTCCTACGCCGCGAACGGCCTGTGGGGCGCGCTGCTGAACATCTTCGGCCCGCACGTGGAGTACCTGGGACTGACCCCGGAGCAGATCGCCGACGCCACCACCACGGTCGACGGCATGCTGACCTACGTGAACATCAACGACGATGACATCAACGGCTTCGATGCCTGGCTCAGCGCGCTGCTCGAGCACGGGGTCGCCAACAGTGATCCGTTCCAGAGCTTGTGGGACTCGCTGGTGCTGCTGTTCACCAACTCGTACTGA
- a CDS encoding GuaB3 family IMP dehydrogenase-related protein translates to MRDMVEIGMGRTARRTYELDDINIVPSRRTRSSKDVSTAWQLDAYRFEMPVLAHPTDALVSPEFAIELGRLGGLGVLNGEGLIGRHADVEAKIAQVTEAAAKEPEPSAAIRLLQQLHAAPLNPELLGAAVARISEAGVTTAVRVSPQNAAALTPALVAAGVDLLVIQGTIISAERVAVDRDGAGEPLNLKTFISELDIPVVAGGVIDHRTALHLMRTGAAGVIVGYGSTSGVTTSDEVLGISVPMATAIADAAAARREYLDETGGRYVHVLADGDIHTSGDLAKAIACGADAVVLGTPLAAAAEAQGDGWFWPSAAAHPSLPRGALMQVAYGERPGLAQVLEGPSDDPFGSLNLVGGLRRSMAKAGYCDLKEFQKVGLTVGS, encoded by the coding sequence ATGCGTGACATGGTTGAGATCGGCATGGGCCGCACCGCCCGTCGCACCTATGAGCTCGACGACATCAACATCGTGCCGTCTCGGCGCACCCGCTCCTCCAAGGACGTGTCCACGGCCTGGCAGCTGGATGCCTACCGGTTCGAGATGCCGGTACTGGCACATCCCACCGACGCACTGGTCTCCCCGGAGTTCGCCATCGAGCTGGGCCGGCTCGGCGGGCTGGGTGTGCTCAACGGCGAAGGGCTGATCGGCCGGCACGCCGACGTCGAGGCCAAGATCGCCCAGGTCACCGAGGCCGCCGCCAAAGAACCCGAGCCGTCGGCGGCGATCCGGCTGCTGCAGCAGTTGCACGCCGCGCCGCTGAACCCCGAGCTGTTGGGTGCCGCGGTGGCGCGCATCAGCGAGGCCGGAGTGACCACCGCGGTGCGGGTGAGCCCGCAGAACGCCGCCGCGCTGACCCCGGCGCTGGTGGCTGCCGGTGTCGACCTGCTGGTCATCCAGGGCACCATCATCTCCGCCGAGCGGGTCGCCGTGGACCGCGACGGGGCCGGGGAACCGCTCAACTTGAAGACCTTCATCTCCGAGCTGGACATCCCGGTGGTGGCCGGCGGGGTGATCGACCACCGCACCGCGCTGCACCTGATGCGGACCGGCGCGGCCGGGGTGATCGTCGGCTACGGCTCCACCTCCGGGGTGACCACCTCCGATGAGGTGCTGGGCATCTCGGTGCCGATGGCCACCGCGATCGCCGACGCGGCCGCCGCGCGCCGCGAGTACCTGGACGAGACCGGCGGGCGCTACGTGCACGTGCTGGCCGACGGTGACATCCACACCTCCGGGGATCTGGCCAAGGCGATCGCCTGCGGCGCCGACGCGGTGGTGCTGGGTACGCCGCTGGCGGCCGCCGCCGAGGCGCAGGGCGACGGCTGGTTCTGGCCGTCGGCTGCCGCCCACCCGTCCCTGCCGCGCGGTGCGCTGATGCAGGTCGCCTACGGCGAGCGCCCCGGCCTGGCGCAGGTGCTCGAGGGCCCCTCCGACGACCCGTTCGGCTCGCTGAACCTGGTCGGCGGGCTGCGTCGCTCGATGGCCAAGGCCGGCTACTGCGACCTCAAGGAGTTTCAGAAGGTCGGGCTGACCGTCGGCTCCTGA
- a CDS encoding WhiB family transcriptional regulator has translation MPQVEQLPGRNADVWDWQLRGACRGVDSSVFFPPDGERGRARAQREQNAKKWCRACPVLEQCRTHALAVGEPYGIWGGMSEAERHAALRCNLRPSG, from the coding sequence ATGCCACAGGTTGAGCAGTTGCCCGGCCGCAACGCGGACGTATGGGATTGGCAGCTCCGAGGAGCGTGTCGGGGGGTCGACTCGTCGGTGTTCTTCCCGCCCGACGGAGAGCGCGGCCGCGCCCGAGCACAGCGCGAACAGAACGCCAAGAAGTGGTGCCGCGCCTGCCCGGTGCTGGAACAGTGCCGGACGCACGCGCTCGCGGTAGGTGAGCCCTATGGCATCTGGGGCGGCATGTCCGAAGCCGAGCGGCACGCCGCGCTGCGCTGCAACCTGCGCCCCAGCGGCTGA
- a CDS encoding TauD/TfdA dioxygenase family protein, with translation MTVPPLSITRLGSRIGARVDGVRLGGDLDQAMVDEIHQALLRHKVLFFQGQHHLDDDSQHAFAALLGNPVAHPTLQRDDAPLITPIDSEYAKANRWHTDVTFVPDYPAASILRAVTLPSYGGSTLWASTAAAYDALPEPLKRLTENLRALHSNRFDYALGGAVAVPDEVRAMAVRFQMPDLRTEHPVVRVHPETGERTLVAGDFVRGFVGLDDHESRVLLDLLQQRITLPENTVRWSWEPGDVAVWDNRATQHRAVADYDDQHRVMHRVTLAGDVPVDVHGNPSRAISGVPLQTLAS, from the coding sequence ATGACCGTTCCCCCGCTCTCCATCACCCGGCTCGGCAGCCGCATCGGCGCCCGCGTCGACGGCGTGCGCCTCGGCGGTGACCTCGACCAGGCCATGGTCGACGAAATCCACCAGGCCCTGCTGCGCCACAAGGTGCTGTTCTTCCAGGGCCAGCACCACCTCGACGACGACTCCCAGCACGCGTTCGCCGCGCTGCTGGGCAACCCGGTCGCCCACCCGACGCTGCAGCGCGACGACGCGCCGCTCATCACCCCGATCGACTCCGAGTACGCCAAGGCCAACCGCTGGCACACCGACGTCACGTTCGTACCCGACTATCCGGCGGCGTCGATCCTGCGGGCGGTCACCCTGCCCAGCTACGGCGGGTCCACCCTCTGGGCGTCCACGGCGGCGGCCTACGACGCACTGCCCGAACCGCTGAAGCGGCTCACCGAGAACCTGCGAGCGCTGCACAGCAACCGTTTCGACTACGCCCTGGGCGGCGCCGTTGCGGTTCCCGACGAGGTCCGCGCCATGGCGGTGCGGTTCCAGATGCCCGACCTGCGCACCGAGCACCCGGTAGTACGGGTGCACCCGGAGACCGGGGAACGCACGCTGGTGGCGGGTGATTTCGTGCGCGGCTTCGTCGGCCTCGACGACCACGAGTCACGCGTACTGCTGGATCTACTGCAGCAGCGGATCACCTTGCCGGAGAACACCGTTCGATGGAGCTGGGAACCCGGCGACGTCGCTGTCTGGGACAATCGCGCCACCCAGCACCGCGCTGTTGCCGACTACGACGACCAGCACCGGGTGATGCACCGAGTCACGCTGGCCGGCGACGTCCCCGTCGACGTGCACGGAAACCCCAGCCGGGCGATCAGCGGTGTTCCGCTGCAAACGCTCGCCAGCTGA
- a CDS encoding GMC oxidoreductase: protein MEPDYDVLIIGSGFGGSVSALRLTEKGYRVGVLEAGRRYADEDFAKNSWHLREFLWAPKLGCYGIQRIHLLNNVMVLAGAGVGGGSLNYANTLYVPPEPFFADKQWAHITDWRAELMPHYDQAQRMLGVVKNPTFTDADRIVKQVADDMGVGDTFVATPVGVFFGPDGASGAKTPGKTVADPFFGGAGPNRTGCIECGECMTGCRWGAKNTLVKNYLYLAESSGAQVHPMTTVTAFEQGGDGLWQVTTVRTGLRARRHRKTFTARYLILAAGTYNTQRLLFKMRDKGKLPKLSDKLGVLTRTNSESIVGAATLNVNPDLNLTHGVAITSSIHPTADTHVEPVRYGKGSNAMGLLQTLMTDGSGPQGTDVPRWRQLLDQAREDPRHILRLLNPRHWSERTVIALVMQHLDNSITTFTKRGKLGIRRYTSKQGHGEPNPSWIPVGNEVTRRIAAKIDGVAGGTWGELFNIPLTAHFLGGAAIGDSPEHGVIDPYQRVYGYPTLAVMDGAAVSANLGVNPSLSITAQAERAASLWPNKGEADLRPAQGEAYRRLDPIAPRDPAVPSGAFGALRWPDKRTDAVG, encoded by the coding sequence ATGGAGCCGGACTACGACGTTCTCATCATCGGCTCGGGTTTTGGTGGCAGCGTGAGCGCGCTGCGGCTGACCGAGAAGGGCTACCGCGTAGGCGTTTTGGAAGCGGGACGCCGATACGCCGACGAGGATTTCGCCAAGAACTCCTGGCACCTGCGCGAGTTCCTCTGGGCGCCGAAGCTGGGTTGCTACGGCATCCAGCGCATCCACCTGCTCAACAACGTCATGGTGCTGGCCGGCGCCGGGGTCGGCGGCGGGTCGCTGAACTACGCCAACACGCTCTACGTACCGCCGGAGCCGTTCTTCGCCGACAAACAGTGGGCGCACATCACCGACTGGCGCGCCGAGCTGATGCCGCACTACGACCAGGCCCAGCGGATGCTCGGTGTGGTCAAGAACCCGACATTCACCGACGCGGACCGCATCGTCAAGCAGGTCGCCGATGACATGGGGGTCGGCGACACGTTCGTGGCCACCCCGGTCGGGGTGTTCTTCGGACCGGACGGCGCCAGCGGAGCCAAGACGCCGGGCAAGACCGTCGCCGATCCGTTCTTCGGCGGCGCCGGGCCCAACCGCACCGGCTGCATCGAATGCGGTGAGTGCATGACGGGCTGTCGCTGGGGCGCCAAGAACACCCTGGTGAAGAACTACCTGTATCTGGCGGAATCGTCTGGCGCGCAGGTGCATCCGATGACCACCGTGACCGCGTTCGAGCAGGGTGGCGACGGGCTGTGGCAGGTGACGACGGTGCGCACCGGCTTGCGGGCGCGCCGGCACCGCAAGACTTTCACCGCCCGGTATCTGATCCTGGCGGCCGGCACCTACAACACCCAGCGGCTGCTGTTCAAGATGCGCGACAAAGGCAAGCTGCCCAAGCTGTCCGACAAACTGGGCGTGCTGACCCGCACCAACTCCGAATCCATCGTGGGTGCGGCGACATTGAACGTCAATCCGGACCTGAACCTGACCCACGGCGTGGCGATCACCTCCTCGATTCACCCCACCGCCGACACCCACGTCGAACCGGTCCGTTATGGCAAGGGCTCCAACGCCATGGGGCTGTTGCAGACCCTGATGACCGATGGCTCCGGCCCGCAGGGAACCGATGTGCCACGCTGGCGCCAACTGCTGGACCAGGCCCGCGAAGACCCCCGCCACATCCTGCGGTTGCTCAACCCGCGGCACTGGAGCGAGCGCACCGTGATCGCCCTGGTCATGCAGCATCTGGACAACTCGATCACCACCTTCACCAAACGCGGCAAGCTGGGCATCCGCCGCTACACCAGCAAGCAGGGTCACGGCGAGCCGAACCCGAGCTGGATCCCGGTCGGCAACGAGGTCACCCGCCGCATCGCCGCCAAGATCGACGGGGTGGCCGGCGGCACCTGGGGCGAGCTGTTCAACATCCCACTCACCGCGCACTTTCTGGGCGGGGCGGCGATCGGTGACAGCCCCGAGCACGGCGTCATCGACCCCTACCAGCGGGTGTACGGCTACCCGACTCTGGCGGTGATGGACGGCGCGGCGGTGTCGGCCAACCTCGGCGTCAACCCGTCACTGTCGATCACCGCGCAGGCCGAGCGCGCGGCGTCGCTGTGGCCCAACAAGGGCGAAGCCGACCTGCGGCCGGCCCAGGGCGAGGCCTACCGGCGCCTCGACCCGATCGCCCCGCGCGACCCGGCGGTGCCCAGCGGCGCATTCGGCGCGCTGCGCTGGCCGGACAAGCGCACCGACGCGGTCGGCTGA
- the guaB gene encoding IMP dehydrogenase, translated as MGPQDDAVYAGGAFGGQSPKIAMLGLTFDDVLLLPAASDVVPATADTASRLTRNIALKVPLVSSAMDTVTEARMAIAMARAGGMGVLHRNLPVTEQAGQVETVKRSEAGMVTDPVTCTPENTLAEVDALCARFRISGLPVVDKNGSLVGIITNRDMRFEVDQNKPVAEVMTKAPLITAQEGVSADAALGLLRRHKIEKLPIVDGHGKLTGLITVKDFVKTEQHPLATKDSDGRLLVGAAVGVGDDAWVRAMTLVDAGVDVLIVDTAHAHNRGVLDMVGKLKAEVGERVDVVGGNVATRSGAAALVEAGADAVKVGVGPGSICTTRVVAGVGAPQITAIMEAVAVCQPAGVPVIADGGLQYSGDIAKALAAGASTTMLGSLLAGTAESPGELIFVNGKQFKSYRGMGSLGAMAGRGSGGAGKSYSKDRYFQDDALSEDKLVPEGIEGRVPFRGPLSTVIHQLTGGLRAAMGYTGSATIEALQQAQFVRITAAGLKESHPHDITMTVEAPNYYVR; from the coding sequence ATGGGTCCGCAAGACGATGCGGTGTACGCCGGTGGTGCGTTCGGCGGGCAGTCTCCCAAGATCGCGATGCTGGGGCTGACCTTCGACGATGTCCTGCTGCTTCCGGCAGCGTCCGACGTGGTGCCGGCCACCGCCGACACCGCGAGTCGGCTCACCCGCAACATCGCGCTCAAGGTGCCGTTGGTCAGTTCCGCGATGGACACCGTCACCGAGGCCCGAATGGCGATCGCGATGGCCCGCGCCGGCGGTATGGGCGTGCTGCACCGCAATCTGCCCGTCACCGAGCAGGCCGGCCAGGTGGAGACCGTCAAGCGATCCGAGGCCGGGATGGTCACCGACCCGGTCACCTGTACGCCGGAGAACACCCTCGCCGAGGTGGATGCGCTGTGCGCCCGCTTCCGGATCTCCGGGCTGCCGGTCGTCGACAAGAATGGCTCCCTGGTCGGGATCATCACCAACCGGGACATGCGTTTCGAGGTCGACCAGAACAAGCCGGTCGCCGAGGTGATGACCAAGGCGCCGCTGATCACCGCGCAGGAGGGTGTCTCCGCCGACGCCGCGCTGGGCCTGCTGCGCCGGCACAAGATCGAGAAGCTGCCGATCGTCGACGGCCACGGCAAGCTGACCGGGCTGATCACCGTCAAGGACTTCGTCAAGACCGAGCAGCACCCGCTGGCCACCAAGGACAGCGACGGCCGGCTGCTGGTCGGCGCTGCCGTCGGCGTCGGTGACGACGCCTGGGTGCGGGCGATGACGCTGGTAGACGCCGGGGTCGACGTGCTGATCGTGGACACCGCGCACGCCCACAACCGGGGAGTGCTGGACATGGTCGGCAAGCTCAAGGCCGAAGTGGGGGAGCGTGTCGACGTGGTCGGCGGCAACGTGGCCACCCGCAGCGGAGCCGCCGCGCTGGTCGAAGCGGGCGCCGACGCGGTGAAGGTCGGGGTGGGTCCCGGCTCGATCTGCACCACCCGGGTGGTCGCCGGGGTGGGCGCCCCGCAGATCACCGCCATCATGGAAGCCGTGGCAGTGTGTCAACCGGCCGGTGTGCCGGTGATCGCCGACGGCGGGCTGCAGTACTCCGGTGACATCGCCAAGGCGCTGGCCGCCGGCGCGTCGACCACCATGCTCGGCTCACTGTTGGCCGGCACCGCCGAGTCGCCCGGCGAGCTGATCTTCGTCAACGGCAAGCAGTTCAAGAGCTACCGCGGGATGGGTTCGCTGGGCGCCATGGCCGGAAGGGGCTCCGGGGGCGCCGGCAAGTCCTACTCCAAGGACCGCTACTTCCAGGACGACGCGCTCTCCGAGGACAAGCTGGTGCCCGAGGGCATCGAGGGCCGGGTGCCGTTCCGGGGCCCGTTGAGCACGGTCATCCACCAGCTCACCGGCGGCCTGCGCGCCGCGATGGGCTACACCGGTTCGGCCACCATCGAGGCGCTGCAGCAGGCGCAGTTCGTGCGGATCACCGCCGCGGGCTTGAAGGAAAGCCACCCGCACGACATCACCATGACTGTCGAAGCGCCCAACTACTACGTGCGTTGA
- a CDS encoding GlsB/YeaQ/YmgE family stress response membrane protein, producing the protein MDAVAATEFLARSTTLTSVGWIGYIVIGAIAGWIAGIAMKTKYGLLADVVVGVVGALIGGFLLSFVVDTASGGWWFTLFTAILGAIILLWLLRLFGREA; encoded by the coding sequence ATGGACGCAGTGGCGGCCACCGAATTCCTGGCTCGTTCCACAACGTTGACCAGTGTCGGGTGGATCGGCTATATCGTGATCGGTGCGATTGCCGGCTGGATCGCGGGTATCGCCATGAAGACCAAATATGGCCTGCTCGCCGACGTAGTCGTGGGTGTCGTTGGAGCGTTGATCGGCGGGTTCCTGCTCAGCTTCGTCGTCGACACGGCCAGCGGCGGCTGGTGGTTTACCTTGTTCACCGCAATTTTGGGTGCGATCATCCTGCTCTGGCTGCTGCGCCTGTTCGGTCGCGAGGCGTAA
- a CDS encoding PE-PPE domain-containing protein, which translates to MTSQGRAGKNAVAHVAVVGLMAAAAGVATSQPVHAAATLLSATGPLAGSQTALILGGTTQPTPSPEFARSAENLFLNPLGFNGGSTGSMVCYMDGTDPCSAPLQVLTTPELIQQGPSSLTAASAIVLAVENQFNANPGAFDAEHPLTIFGYSQSATAESIAMTRLAEAGIPSDALHFVFIGDPSTPTGIWQHLEAAVEALLGPSLTAYLFNLFGMTDVLGVETPNDLYAATIYGLPGDPVSNFAGVYASEGLWGALLDIVGPHAWYLGLTPEQVADATITVDGSLTYVDISASDINGFDAWINAVFCGGVANSGLFESVFDSLQLFFNDFF; encoded by the coding sequence ATGACATCGCAGGGTAGGGCCGGCAAAAACGCAGTTGCTCACGTCGCCGTCGTCGGCCTGATGGCGGCCGCGGCCGGTGTGGCGACCAGCCAACCGGTTCACGCCGCAGCCACCCTGCTGTCTGCCACCGGACCGCTGGCGGGCAGTCAGACGGCGCTCATCCTCGGCGGAACCACCCAACCGACACCGTCGCCCGAATTCGCACGCTCCGCCGAGAACCTGTTTCTGAACCCGTTGGGTTTCAACGGCGGTTCCACCGGCTCGATGGTCTGCTACATGGACGGCACCGACCCGTGCAGCGCCCCACTGCAAGTGCTGACGACGCCCGAACTGATCCAGCAGGGCCCCAGTAGTCTCACGGCCGCGTCGGCCATCGTTCTCGCCGTCGAGAACCAATTCAACGCCAACCCAGGCGCTTTCGATGCCGAGCACCCACTGACGATCTTTGGCTACTCGCAGAGCGCCACTGCAGAGTCGATCGCAATGACCCGGCTGGCCGAGGCCGGCATTCCCAGCGACGCGCTGCACTTCGTGTTCATCGGCGACCCCTCCACCCCGACCGGGATCTGGCAACACCTGGAAGCGGCAGTGGAGGCGCTGCTCGGCCCAAGCCTGACGGCCTATCTGTTCAACCTGTTCGGTATGACCGACGTCCTGGGCGTCGAGACGCCGAATGATCTGTATGCGGCCACCATCTACGGCCTGCCCGGCGACCCGGTCTCCAACTTCGCCGGCGTCTACGCCTCCGAGGGCTTGTGGGGAGCGCTGCTGGACATCGTGGGACCGCACGCCTGGTATCTGGGGTTGACACCGGAGCAGGTAGCCGACGCCACCATCACGGTCGACGGCAGCCTGACCTACGTCGACATCTCCGCCAGCGACATCAACGGCTTCGACGCCTGGATCAATGCGGTTTTCTGCGGCGGGGTCGCCAACAGCGGATTGTTCGAGAGCGTATTCGACTCTCTACAACTGTTTTTCAACGACTTCTTCTGA
- a CDS encoding DUF732 domain-containing protein has product MKKHLLFGTVAAGCAVGFIGAPIASADDEGFLNELRSHGFPGLTLGDQQLPDGVVVANGWMACNRLRLGEKPEQTLAQVNPNDVETGRMLINAAQHHLCPDTL; this is encoded by the coding sequence GTGAAAAAGCACCTGCTATTCGGAACCGTCGCAGCTGGGTGCGCCGTGGGGTTCATCGGCGCACCCATCGCGAGCGCCGACGACGAGGGATTCCTCAATGAACTGCGGTCCCATGGGTTTCCGGGTCTGACGTTGGGAGACCAGCAGCTGCCCGACGGCGTGGTGGTGGCCAACGGCTGGATGGCCTGTAATCGGCTGCGGCTGGGCGAGAAGCCCGAACAGACGCTGGCCCAGGTGAATCCGAACGACGTCGAAACGGGACGCATGCTGATCAACGCCGCGCAGCATCACCTGTGCCCCGACACGCTCTGA
- a CDS encoding TetR/AcrR family transcriptional regulator: MTTDSATGRRAATPVGREEVSAAILAAAAELFAERGPAATSIRDIAARAKVNHGLVFRHFGAKDRLVGAVLDHLGGELTVLLEAGAPADQVEPVADRQLRVMARALLDGYPVGQLQSRFPAIERLLDQQRSRHDEPTARLAVANAVALQLGWWLFEPFLRSAAGLEKLTGEELRAEVAAQLERISGPPS, translated from the coding sequence ATGACTACAGACTCGGCAACCGGGCGGCGGGCCGCGACCCCGGTCGGCAGGGAAGAGGTGTCTGCGGCGATCCTGGCGGCCGCCGCCGAGCTGTTTGCCGAACGCGGACCAGCCGCCACGTCGATCCGGGACATCGCTGCGCGGGCCAAGGTCAACCACGGCTTGGTGTTCCGCCATTTCGGCGCCAAGGATCGGCTGGTGGGTGCCGTGCTCGACCACCTCGGCGGCGAGCTCACCGTGCTGCTGGAGGCCGGGGCCCCCGCCGATCAGGTGGAACCGGTGGCCGACCGGCAGCTGCGGGTGATGGCCCGCGCACTGCTCGACGGCTATCCGGTGGGGCAGTTACAGAGCCGGTTTCCCGCGATCGAGCGGCTGCTGGACCAGCAGCGCTCCCGTCACGACGAGCCGACCGCCCGGCTGGCGGTCGCGAACGCCGTTGCGCTGCAACTCGGATGGTGGCTGTTCGAGCCGTTCCTGCGCTCGGCGGCCGGTCTGGAGAAGCTGACCGGCGAGGAGCTGCGTGCGGAGGTGGCCGCACAGCTGGAGCGGATCAGCGGGCCGCCAAGCTGA